Proteins encoded together in one Thermococcus barophilus MP window:
- a CDS encoding glycosyltransferase family 4 protein: MRILILNWREINDPLAGGAEKYLYEIGKRIAKMGHSVVFFGREYYPQIPKKDKINEIKIVRGGNKFTVYLWALWYLAKNRKKFDVVIDSENGIPFFSPLVFNNVICVMHHVHLDVFDKELSFPLNLVGKFLEGRLMPYIYKNKLFVSVSPSTKKEIIERLKIKPEQIKIVYNGVDYEKLSTQSIISKFKDPTVIYFGRVKRYKRIDHVIRALALTKRKIKNVKLIIAGKMDNNICNELKKLADELNVYVEWYSNVENSLKNELLSKSWIYVITSLKEGWGISVIEANACGTPVVSYDVPGLRDSVRNSYNGILVRNGNIKALSKVIICLLENPKVRKKLSHNARKWAKRFSWERSMQYIIQIISER, encoded by the coding sequence ATGAGGATATTAATCCTAAACTGGAGAGAAATTAACGATCCGCTAGCAGGAGGAGCAGAAAAATATCTATATGAAATTGGAAAAAGAATAGCAAAGATGGGACACTCTGTTGTATTTTTTGGGAGAGAATACTACCCACAAATCCCAAAGAAAGACAAGATTAATGAAATTAAAATTGTAAGGGGAGGCAACAAGTTTACAGTATACCTCTGGGCTCTCTGGTATCTCGCCAAAAACAGGAAGAAATTTGATGTGGTAATCGACTCTGAAAATGGAATTCCCTTCTTTTCTCCATTAGTATTCAACAATGTTATATGTGTCATGCACCATGTACACTTAGATGTCTTTGATAAAGAGCTTTCATTTCCTCTTAATCTGGTAGGAAAGTTTCTGGAAGGCAGACTAATGCCGTATATTTATAAGAATAAACTTTTTGTTAGTGTCTCACCTTCTACAAAAAAAGAAATTATAGAGAGATTAAAAATTAAGCCTGAACAAATAAAGATTGTGTACAATGGTGTTGATTATGAAAAACTATCCACCCAGTCTATCATAAGCAAGTTCAAAGACCCAACTGTCATTTATTTCGGCAGGGTAAAAAGATACAAACGGATTGATCACGTGATAAGGGCACTTGCTTTAACTAAGAGAAAAATTAAAAATGTAAAACTAATAATAGCTGGAAAAATGGATAATAATATTTGTAATGAACTGAAAAAACTCGCAGATGAACTAAATGTTTACGTAGAATGGTACAGCAATGTGGAAAATTCTTTAAAAAATGAACTTCTGAGTAAATCGTGGATATATGTGATAACATCGCTAAAGGAGGGATGGGGGATAAGTGTTATTGAAGCAAATGCCTGTGGTACTCCTGTGGTCAGCTATGATGTACCAGGATTAAGGGACTCAGTAAGAAATAGTTACAATGGGATATTGGTGAGAAACGGGAACATTAAAGCACTTAGTAAAGTTATAATTTGCCTCTTAGAAAATCCCAAAGTTAGAAAGAAGCTTTCTCATAATGCCAGGAAATGGGCGAAAAGATTTAGTTGGGAGAGAAGTATGCAATATATAATCCAAATAATCTCAGAAAGGTGA
- a CDS encoding glycosyltransferase family 2 protein encodes MGEKYAIYNPNNLRKVILVMYFPRISIGIPVYNEQENIQKLLLSILCQKGVNIREIIIINDGSTDNTLKKIMEISSIIERDIVLKVINLRHNIGKANALNIIFRIASSEYLVLLDSDVILMDEYTLKRLVYPLIKNEDIGLVSGWYEISSYSSINMSVFNKIITWAYKFSAKLLKEIGSNFGVYGATGAIMAVPRNIYKELQLPTNMLRDDLYVYLDVLSKNKKFVFQPNAKVIVHINPTLKNYLRYQVRVRSIPKDIIIGFGNIAQEELRKPPYSMLLLTLLRLSIKYPLEGISWVLLKVISLIYIKYLKNIKISVRWRARKEGINE; translated from the coding sequence TTGGGAGAGAAGTATGCAATATATAATCCAAATAATCTCAGAAAGGTGATTCTAGTAATGTACTTCCCACGTATTTCAATAGGGATCCCTGTTTATAACGAACAAGAAAATATTCAAAAATTATTATTGTCAATTCTTTGCCAAAAGGGAGTTAATATACGTGAAATAATTATCATTAATGACGGATCCACTGATAATACTCTTAAAAAAATTATGGAGATTAGCTCGATTATCGAGAGAGACATAGTTTTAAAGGTGATAAATTTACGGCATAATATAGGCAAGGCTAATGCTCTAAATATAATTTTTAGAATAGCTTCATCTGAATATTTAGTGTTACTCGATTCAGATGTCATTTTAATGGATGAATATACTCTAAAAAGATTGGTATATCCCTTGATTAAGAATGAAGACATTGGTCTAGTTAGTGGATGGTACGAAATTTCTTCGTACTCTTCAATAAATATGTCTGTCTTTAATAAAATTATTACATGGGCATATAAATTTTCTGCCAAACTATTAAAAGAGATAGGTTCGAATTTTGGAGTATATGGTGCTACCGGTGCTATTATGGCAGTTCCAAGGAATATTTATAAAGAGCTACAACTTCCAACTAATATGCTTAGAGATGACCTTTATGTTTACCTTGATGTTCTTAGTAAAAATAAGAAGTTTGTCTTTCAACCCAATGCAAAAGTAATTGTTCATATTAATCCAACTCTTAAAAATTACTTGAGATATCAGGTGAGAGTTAGAAGTATACCCAAAGATATTATAATAGGATTTGGTAATATTGCACAGGAAGAATTAAGAAAACCTCCTTATAGCATGTTACTATTAACCCTACTAAGATTATCTATAAAGTACCCCCTAGAAGGCATAAGTTGGGTTTTATTAAAAGTAATCTCACTAATATATATCAAATATCTCAAAAATATAAAAATATCAGTTAGATGGAGAGCTCGTAAGGAGGGCATAAATGAGTGA
- a CDS encoding DUF2079 domain-containing protein: MSENSTKDRKKVAKYILICAFIFILQLIYSILRYHVFFTSAFDLGIYIRKISHYGAKRIAFLGHSEPILLLILPLYELFPYAETLLILQALSVALSGLIFYKFANEILKNRDISFGLMLLYFLNPFLLGLIRYDFHPVSLALPFIFLTAYYLEKRKYKKALIASLFILSVKEDAGIALVSLGSYYLLKSNNFSLKVTIKKGLKLRFKREEWPLIILTLLGILWILLSIFILIPHYSARRHYGYTNRYSNPLSYLPEKIAYILLHGVFVGFIPYTFPPNIFLFGVPMLENLLSSRIYQIAIGYQYQYMVVPLLFIATTYAIKIKKLDWESIKKIILTSLLISVLFSPLIPPYGIEEYFPILYKDPRFPIPSEHDRMLKNVIDIISVTNLTVLPQPTIYPHMANRKETYLFYNQTNPPDILLLDPYIPLYCIQKDDTWCYDVHYFFELFNISKKYKLYTFKGIEIYVRYDKVNSDNIQKLLAKIRQVTSKN, translated from the coding sequence ATGAGTGAGAATTCAACAAAAGATAGAAAAAAAGTTGCTAAATATATCCTAATTTGTGCCTTTATTTTTATATTACAACTTATTTATTCGATTCTAAGATACCATGTATTTTTTACGTCAGCTTTTGATTTAGGCATATATATTAGGAAAATATCCCACTATGGGGCAAAGAGAATAGCATTTTTAGGGCACTCAGAACCAATTCTCCTCCTTATCCTCCCACTTTACGAACTCTTCCCATATGCAGAAACCCTTCTCATCTTGCAAGCTCTTTCTGTAGCATTAAGTGGTTTAATTTTCTACAAGTTTGCAAACGAAATCTTAAAGAACAGAGACATCTCTTTCGGATTAATGTTGCTCTATTTCCTAAATCCCTTTTTGCTTGGCTTAATTAGATACGACTTTCATCCAGTCTCTCTCGCGCTTCCATTTATTTTTCTAACTGCATACTACTTAGAAAAGAGAAAATATAAAAAAGCTCTTATAGCATCTCTCTTTATTCTTTCTGTTAAGGAAGATGCTGGAATAGCACTAGTGAGCTTAGGCTCATACTACTTATTAAAATCAAATAACTTCTCATTAAAAGTCACAATAAAAAAAGGACTTAAACTGAGATTCAAAAGAGAAGAATGGCCGTTAATAATTCTAACACTCTTAGGAATCTTATGGATTCTGCTCTCAATCTTTATCTTAATTCCCCATTATAGTGCTAGAAGACATTATGGATACACAAACAGATACTCAAATCCCCTCTCCTATTTGCCTGAAAAAATAGCATATATCCTACTACACGGGGTCTTTGTTGGATTCATTCCCTATACCTTTCCTCCAAATATATTCCTTTTTGGAGTTCCAATGCTCGAAAACCTTCTTTCTTCGAGGATATATCAAATAGCCATTGGATATCAGTACCAGTATATGGTTGTGCCATTGCTGTTCATAGCTACAACATACGCAATAAAAATAAAAAAGTTGGACTGGGAAAGCATAAAGAAAATTATTTTGACAAGTCTTCTTATAAGCGTGCTTTTCTCTCCGCTAATACCACCATATGGAATCGAGGAATACTTCCCAATACTGTACAAGGATCCACGCTTTCCAATTCCAAGCGAACATGATAGGATGTTAAAAAATGTCATCGATATTATCTCAGTCACAAACTTAACAGTCCTACCCCAACCAACAATATACCCACACATGGCAAATAGAAAAGAAACCTACCTATTTTATAACCAGACAAATCCACCAGATATACTCCTACTTGATCCCTACATACCTCTATATTGTATACAAAAAGACGATACTTGGTGCTATGACGTTCACTATTTCTTTGAACTATTCAATATCTCCAAGAAATATAAACTATACACATTCAAAGGAATCGAGATATATGTAAGATACGACAAAGTTAACAGTGATAATATTCAGAAGTTACTGGCAAAAATCAGACAGGTAACGAGTAAAAATTAA
- a CDS encoding class III signal peptide-containing protein, translating to MRRKAQGAIEYLFMIAAALIIIAIVLRYLKGTGSSTGSAVSSAASALTSQVASELSAAASA from the coding sequence ATGAGGAGGAAGGCACAGGGAGCAATTGAATACCTGTTCATGATTGCTGCGGCTTTGATTATAATCGCTATCGTGTTAAGATACCTGAAGGGAACTGGGAGCTCAACAGGTAGTGCAGTTAGCAGTGCTGCAAGTGCACTTACAAGCCAGGTTGCAAGTGAACTAAGTGCGGCTGCAAGTGCTTGA
- a CDS encoding site-2 protease family protein, whose product MPKGIYECIDCGYREVRESTEPLLERSCPNCGGDMVLVGFTEEIEAVEEPISQKLIQEIKKFYDIGGVLRQEANLLAFEVLSIKEENFEVVLRELESLGYWAALKRRGGKIVLYVFPAQHVKSENPLIGILLFVATLISTFGAGYLLSLGYVQALDQYNLPGIRNIYLNALAFSISIMAILGTHEMGHKIAATLHGVKSTFPYFIPFPSFIGTMGAVIRVKSPIPTRNAAIDLGVSGPLAGFLVALPVSIIGLKLSLVLPASIVNLKEGGIIFGTNLFFMILEKYFLHLGEGYVILFHPVAIAGWVGILVTFLNLVPAAQLDGGHIARAFLNEKMHAYLTFGLGFALIALSYLWVGWLIWGGIILLMGRIGNPGALDEVSPISFKRKILAVIALLIFVLSATPVPLSTS is encoded by the coding sequence ATGCCGAAAGGAATTTATGAGTGTATTGACTGCGGTTATCGAGAAGTGAGGGAATCTACAGAACCGTTACTTGAAAGGTCTTGTCCTAACTGCGGAGGAGACATGGTTCTTGTGGGGTTTACTGAAGAGATTGAAGCTGTGGAAGAACCAATTTCCCAGAAACTGATTCAAGAAATTAAAAAATTTTACGATATTGGAGGAGTTCTTCGGCAGGAGGCTAATTTGCTTGCTTTTGAAGTTCTATCAATTAAAGAAGAGAACTTTGAGGTTGTGCTGAGAGAACTTGAGAGCTTAGGATACTGGGCGGCTTTAAAGAGAAGAGGAGGAAAAATTGTACTTTATGTATTTCCTGCACAGCATGTTAAGAGTGAAAACCCTCTTATAGGGATTCTATTGTTTGTTGCCACGCTCATAAGCACTTTTGGGGCAGGCTATTTGTTGTCTCTTGGCTATGTTCAGGCTTTAGATCAGTACAACCTTCCCGGAATCAGAAACATTTACCTCAATGCCCTGGCATTTTCAATAAGCATAATGGCGATCCTTGGAACTCATGAGATGGGGCATAAAATAGCGGCAACACTCCATGGTGTTAAGTCCACGTTTCCATATTTCATACCATTCCCCTCGTTTATCGGGACAATGGGTGCTGTGATCAGGGTAAAATCTCCGATTCCAACAAGGAATGCAGCTATTGATCTGGGAGTTAGCGGACCTCTTGCTGGATTTTTAGTTGCTCTTCCCGTTTCAATAATAGGACTTAAGCTCTCCTTAGTCCTGCCTGCTTCAATTGTGAATCTTAAGGAAGGAGGCATAATTTTTGGAACCAATTTGTTTTTCATGATTCTTGAAAAGTACTTCCTTCACCTTGGAGAGGGGTATGTTATTCTGTTTCATCCAGTTGCGATAGCTGGTTGGGTTGGTATTTTGGTAACATTTTTGAATTTAGTTCCTGCAGCACAGCTTGATGGAGGACACATTGCAAGGGCATTTCTGAATGAAAAGATGCATGCATATTTAACTTTTGGATTGGGTTTTGCATTAATAGCGCTGAGTTACCTTTGGGTAGGCTGGCTAATATGGGGAGGAATAATTCTCCTGATGGGAAGAATAGGGAATCCCGGAGCTCTTGATGAAGTGTCTCCCATTTCATTTAAAAGAAAAATACTTGCAGTAATTGCTTTGCTGATTTTTGTTCTTTCTGCAACTCCGGTTCCATTATCCACTTCTTAG
- a CDS encoding DUF126 domain-containing protein, with amino-acid sequence MKLKGRRITKGKAKGIALVSRRPLSFLGGIDPKTGIITDVESDIRGESVKDKILVFPRGKGSTVGSYIIYQLKKNNVAPKAIVVEDAETIVATGAIIAEIPMVDRIDIRKIKNGQIIEVDADRGEIIIHEEEGI; translated from the coding sequence ATGAAGCTTAAAGGAAGAAGGATAACAAAGGGAAAGGCTAAGGGAATTGCTCTGGTTTCTCGAAGACCTCTCTCATTTTTAGGAGGAATTGATCCAAAAACTGGAATTATAACTGATGTGGAGAGCGATATAAGGGGAGAAAGTGTTAAAGACAAAATCCTTGTATTTCCCAGGGGTAAAGGTTCAACTGTCGGCTCTTACATTATTTACCAGCTCAAAAAGAACAACGTTGCTCCAAAAGCCATTGTAGTGGAAGATGCAGAGACAATAGTGGCAACTGGTGCAATAATTGCAGAAATCCCGATGGTGGATAGAATTGACATAAGGAAGATTAAAAACGGGCAGATCATTGAAGTTGATGCGGATAGGGGAGAGATTATAATCCATGAAGAGGAAGGCATTTAA
- a CDS encoding aconitase X catalytic domain-containing protein, giving the protein MYLTKEEELILAGEYGYALQKAMEILVALGEIYGADRLIPIKSAQIAGVSYKNIGDAGIEFLRDFVDAGAKVSVYTTLNPAGIGNEEFMEKQREVLELYKAMGIEITSTCTPYYGANLPKFGDHLAWSESSAVSFANSIIGARTNREGGPSSLAAAIVGKTPNYGLHLEENRKATVIVEIQAKVKDFVDYSFLGYHLGKILKNDVPYFRGLRPEKTDYLKELGASMAATGSIALYHVEGETPEYKTAITDKLERIQVDDKELKEVKEKYNAGWDEIDAILIGCPHASIHEIKEVAELLRMRGKPLKVPLFITASRVVRYLADSLGYTEVIERYNGKIVVDACLIVSPIKSWYKGIATNSGKASFYFSSAGLKVRLDNTDKLILEAP; this is encoded by the coding sequence ATGTATCTAACAAAGGAAGAAGAGCTGATTTTAGCAGGAGAGTACGGATATGCTCTGCAGAAAGCCATGGAGATTCTTGTTGCCCTCGGAGAGATTTATGGAGCGGATAGGCTAATTCCAATCAAAAGTGCCCAAATAGCTGGAGTTTCTTATAAAAACATTGGGGATGCTGGCATAGAATTTTTGAGAGATTTTGTAGATGCGGGAGCTAAAGTTAGTGTTTATACAACCTTAAATCCTGCAGGAATTGGCAATGAAGAGTTCATGGAAAAACAAAGAGAGGTTCTGGAGCTTTACAAGGCGATGGGGATTGAGATAACTTCAACATGCACCCCATATTATGGGGCAAATCTGCCAAAATTTGGTGATCACTTAGCTTGGAGTGAAAGTTCTGCCGTAAGCTTTGCAAACTCTATCATAGGTGCAAGAACGAACAGAGAGGGTGGACCCTCAAGTCTGGCGGCTGCAATTGTGGGAAAAACACCAAACTATGGGCTTCACTTAGAAGAAAACAGAAAAGCAACGGTTATTGTTGAAATTCAAGCCAAAGTTAAAGACTTTGTTGATTACAGTTTTTTGGGGTATCACCTTGGAAAGATACTTAAAAATGATGTTCCTTATTTTAGAGGATTAAGACCTGAAAAGACAGATTATTTGAAAGAGCTTGGTGCCTCAATGGCTGCAACAGGCTCAATTGCGTTATATCATGTTGAGGGGGAAACCCCGGAGTATAAAACTGCCATTACAGATAAGCTTGAAAGAATACAGGTTGATGACAAAGAGCTCAAGGAAGTTAAAGAAAAGTACAACGCTGGCTGGGATGAGATTGATGCCATTTTAATTGGCTGTCCACATGCTTCAATTCATGAAATAAAAGAAGTCGCTGAGCTTTTAAGGATGAGGGGAAAACCTCTGAAAGTTCCTCTCTTCATAACGGCAAGCAGGGTCGTGAGATATTTAGCAGATTCTTTGGGCTACACAGAAGTCATAGAGCGCTATAATGGTAAGATTGTTGTGGATGCATGCCTAATTGTTTCACCAATCAAGAGTTGGTACAAGGGAATTGCAACGAACAGCGGAAAGGCAAGCTTCTATTTTTCATCAGCTGGACTGAAAGTAAGACTCGATAATACGGATAAGCTGATTCTTGAAGCTCCGTGA
- a CDS encoding LAGLIDADG family homing endonuclease, whose translation MFLNKSIDKLIETAGNYPADFLRGFFDSEGYPIIEAKNRFRVMVGVANSNLETIGAVKDMLAQLGISSTIRRSNLIGQEVVIRGIKYTSNVDMYTLTVSRKADVKRFAELVGFSSSTKMKKLQFAIQLMDLPDDKAISKWHRLYYKTPRGYKLKNSTGKSF comes from the coding sequence ATGTTTCTCAATAAATCCATTGACAAATTAATTGAGACTGCAGGGAATTATCCAGCTGATTTCCTAAGAGGATTCTTTGACAGTGAGGGCTATCCAATAATTGAGGCCAAGAACAGATTTCGAGTTATGGTCGGTGTTGCTAACTCCAATTTGGAGACCATTGGAGCTGTGAAGGATATGCTTGCTCAGTTGGGGATAAGTTCAACTATTAGAAGGTCTAATCTCATCGGACAAGAAGTTGTAATCCGCGGCATTAAATACACGTCTAATGTCGATATGTATACTCTAACAGTAAGTCGAAAAGCAGACGTGAAACGCTTTGCTGAGCTCGTGGGATTTTCTTCATCAACAAAAATGAAGAAGCTCCAATTTGCTATTCAACTCATGGATCTACCTGATGATAAGGCTATTTCTAAGTGGCATAGATTGTACTACAAAACTCCTCGCGGATACAAACTTAAAAACTCAACAGGCAAAAGTTTTTAA
- a CDS encoding 30S ribosomal protein S15 — translation MARIHARKRGKSGSKRPPRTAPPTWVEYTAEEVENLVIKLRKEGYSTAMIGTILRDQYGIPSVKLITGKKITKILEENGLAPEIPEDLMFLIKRAVNLRRHLEEHPKDIHSRRGLQLIESKIRRLVKYYRRTGKLPPKWRYDPEQAKLLVR, via the coding sequence ATGGCAAGGATACATGCGAGAAAGAGAGGTAAATCGGGATCAAAAAGACCCCCAAGGACTGCCCCACCAACTTGGGTGGAATACACAGCTGAGGAAGTTGAGAACCTTGTCATAAAGCTTAGGAAAGAAGGCTACAGCACGGCTATGATAGGGACTATTCTCAGAGACCAGTATGGAATTCCAAGCGTTAAGCTAATTACAGGCAAAAAGATAACCAAGATCCTTGAAGAGAACGGCTTAGCACCAGAAATTCCAGAGGATTTGATGTTCCTCATTAAGAGGGCAGTTAACTTGAGAAGACATCTCGAGGAACATCCCAAGGACATACACTCAAGGAGAGGGCTTCAGCTCATTGAAAGCAAGATCAGAAGACTTGTGAAATACTACAGAAGAACAGGAAAGCTTCCACCAAAGTGGAGATACGATCCAGAGCAGGCAAAACTCTTAGTTCGCTGA
- a CDS encoding DHHA1 domain-containing protein produces the protein MDKSGFLEKVREGAELIKMHIELGHTIRIISHRDADGITAGAILAKAIAREGGNFHLSIVKQLSEDLITELANEKQKIYVFSDLGSGSIKLIEKHLSDASVVIADHHPPEDGEIKNDNHILVNPTQFGADSVRDLSGSGVAYFVAREINEKNRDLSYLALVGAVGDMQEIDGQFHGMNLDIIEDAKELDLIEIRKEIRLYGRETRKLYQMLAYATNPEIPEITGDERKAIEFLRAKGFDPDMYYWQLREEEKKRFNDLIVIHLIKHGAGKEVIDRIIGDVVLIKVYKEGDPRHEAREFATLLNATGRLNAGTLGVAICLGDDDAFKAALKLVDEYKKEQIEARKYLIQNWNSSVIEKENVYVFYAGKNIKDTLVGIAANIAISSRLASPEKPVIILADSEEDESLVKGSARTTERALAKGYHLGEALRKVAEIIGGEGGGHAIAAGIRFPKDKLEEFAELINKALEEQTNGN, from the coding sequence ATGGACAAGAGCGGCTTTTTGGAGAAGGTTAGGGAAGGTGCCGAACTGATAAAAATGCACATCGAGTTAGGGCACACTATACGCATCATTTCCCACAGAGATGCCGACGGGATAACTGCTGGCGCCATTCTTGCAAAGGCAATTGCACGGGAAGGCGGGAACTTTCATTTGAGCATTGTTAAACAGCTCAGCGAGGATTTAATCACGGAACTTGCAAATGAAAAGCAGAAAATTTACGTTTTCAGCGATTTAGGTAGTGGATCAATAAAGCTCATTGAGAAACACCTCAGTGATGCAAGTGTTGTTATAGCTGATCATCATCCACCAGAGGATGGAGAGATTAAGAACGATAACCACATCTTAGTTAACCCAACACAATTTGGAGCCGACAGCGTTAGAGATCTAAGCGGTTCTGGAGTTGCTTATTTTGTTGCAAGGGAGATTAATGAGAAGAACAGGGATTTAAGCTATTTGGCCTTAGTTGGTGCCGTTGGAGATATGCAGGAAATAGATGGGCAGTTCCACGGCATGAACTTGGACATAATAGAAGATGCAAAAGAACTTGACTTGATTGAAATACGGAAGGAGATTAGGCTTTATGGAAGGGAGACGAGGAAGCTCTACCAAATGCTCGCCTATGCCACTAATCCAGAGATTCCAGAAATTACCGGAGATGAGAGAAAGGCCATTGAATTCCTCAGGGCTAAGGGATTTGACCCAGATATGTACTACTGGCAGCTCAGAGAAGAAGAAAAGAAGAGATTCAATGACTTGATTGTAATTCATCTGATCAAACACGGAGCTGGGAAAGAAGTGATCGACAGAATAATCGGAGATGTAGTCCTAATAAAGGTCTACAAAGAAGGAGATCCAAGACACGAGGCAAGAGAATTCGCTACTCTGCTCAATGCAACTGGAAGACTAAACGCAGGCACCCTTGGAGTAGCAATATGCTTGGGAGATGATGATGCATTTAAAGCCGCACTAAAGCTGGTCGATGAGTACAAGAAAGAGCAGATTGAGGCAAGAAAATATTTAATACAAAATTGGAACAGCAGTGTTATTGAAAAGGAAAATGTCTACGTCTTTTACGCGGGTAAAAACATCAAAGATACTCTCGTGGGCATAGCAGCAAACATTGCAATAAGTTCAAGACTTGCAAGCCCAGAAAAGCCGGTGATTATTTTGGCAGACAGTGAGGAAGATGAGAGCCTCGTTAAAGGCTCAGCAAGAACTACCGAAAGAGCGTTAGCCAAGGGGTATCATCTTGGAGAGGCTTTGAGAAAAGTTGCGGAGATTATTGGCGGAGAAGGCGGAGGTCATGCGATAGCTGCTGGCATTAGATTTCCAAAGGACAAATTGGAGGAATTTGCAGAGCTTATAAACAAAGCGTTGGAGGAGCAGACAAATGGAAATTAA
- a CDS encoding KEOPS complex subunit Pcc1: MEIKANAEIIWQYNDERTAEAIARAIDVDNLNLPKNLKVKTYWEDCKVITKVKYSGEIESLIVALDDLVFSIKIAEDSLKL, encoded by the coding sequence ATGGAAATTAAAGCCAATGCGGAGATAATCTGGCAGTACAACGATGAAAGAACCGCCGAGGCAATAGCGAGAGCTATTGATGTTGATAATTTAAACCTTCCAAAAAATTTAAAGGTTAAAACTTATTGGGAAGATTGTAAGGTCATAACAAAAGTTAAATACTCCGGTGAGATTGAAAGCCTTATAGTGGCTTTGGATGATTTGGTGTTTTCAATCAAGATCGCCGAAGATAGTTTAAAACTGTGA
- a CDS encoding 30S ribosomal protein S3ae: protein MARANPRKRAAAARDKWKLKQWYIVYAPEFFGSQEIGLTPADDPEKVKGRVIETTLKDLTGDFTKGHVKLYFQIYDVKGQNAYTKFKGHKLARSYIRSLVRRRTTRIDGIFNVTTKDGYKLRVMGMVIAIRRIQTSQERAIREIMRNIIYKKAEELPFTQFVLEAVTGKMASEIAKEAKKIYPLKRAEIRKIKVLAEPEI, encoded by the coding sequence ATGGCCAGAGCTAATCCAAGAAAAAGAGCTGCCGCTGCAAGAGATAAGTGGAAGCTCAAGCAGTGGTATATTGTTTATGCTCCCGAGTTTTTTGGAAGCCAGGAGATTGGTTTAACTCCAGCAGACGATCCTGAAAAGGTTAAGGGCAGGGTTATAGAAACAACGCTCAAAGACTTAACTGGAGACTTCACAAAGGGTCACGTTAAGCTATACTTCCAGATTTATGACGTCAAAGGGCAGAACGCTTACACAAAGTTCAAGGGACACAAGCTTGCAAGGAGCTACATTAGGAGCTTAGTTAGAAGAAGAACAACAAGAATTGATGGTATCTTTAATGTGACAACAAAGGACGGCTACAAGCTTAGAGTTATGGGAATGGTCATTGCAATAAGAAGAATTCAGACAAGCCAAGAGAGGGCAATTAGAGAAATCATGAGAAACATCATATACAAGAAGGCTGAAGAGCTGCCGTTTACACAGTTTGTTCTTGAGGCTGTCACAGGTAAGATGGCTTCTGAGATTGCCAAGGAAGCAAAGAAGATATATCCGCTTAAGAGAGCAGAAATCAGAAAGATTAAGGTTCTTGCTGAACCGGAGATTTGA